A window of Micromonospora eburnea genomic DNA:
CCACCGGCCTCGGTGAGGCCACTCTCAATGTCCTCCGCCGCTCTGTCGGTACGCGGACCCGCCGTTTTCTGCTCGCGGTCACCCTGCTGCTGGGGCTGCTGGCCGCCGCCGGGCTTGCTCTGGGCGGACCGCCTGGTGATCGCACTTTCGCCAATCTCTCCGATCCCGCGCAGAGCCTGATGTCCTTCGTCGTGCCGGCCTTCGGCATCCTGCTCGCCCGCGACCTGAAGCGGGCGTCCGGGGCGACTCGCCTCACGCCAACCCTGCTGGCCGCGGCGCTGTTCGCCGCCGCCGTGGCTCTGTTCGGCGTCCTGGTGTGCGCCACGGCCCTCACGGTGACCACGTCGAGCGCTCAGGACCCGTGGCGGCACGTGGGAACCGTCGCGGTCGGCAGTGTTCTGGTCCAACTGGTGGCCCAGCTTGTGGGCACGGGACTCGGCCTGCTGATGCGGCGTCCCGCCATCGCGTTCGCCGCCACCATCGTCCTGCCGCTCGGCCTGTGGTCTCTGCTGGGCGCCATCGATCTCCTCCGACCGGCTCAGGCCCTGACTCCGTATTCCTCCGCCCGGCACCTGCTCTCCGGCCAGATGAGTGCACTGAACTGGGTCTGGTGGCTCGCCGTTCTGCTCATCTGGGGCGTGGGTCTGAACGCCCTCGGCGCCGCTCGGCTCCGGCGGCGGAATCATGCCGGCAACCCCACCCCAGCGCTCGGCGAGCAGAGCCCATCGCCGAGCCGTTGAGGCTCTCCCGCCCCGAGAGACGACGGCGTCTTTGATAGCAGCACTCATGCCCGTTGACGGTATCGTTGAATCAACGATTTAAACTTATCCGCGAGACAGGCAGGTAAGTGCGGCAAAACCCTCAAGAGCGTGGGCGGCTCAGGCCGGTTGACCTGGCACGTGGGCACGGCCTGTCCACGCAGGCGATCAGGAACTACGAGGCGGCCGGGATCCTTCCGGCCACCGAACGCACCCCGCACGGCTACCGCACCTACACGCCGCTGCACGCGGAGGCGCTGCGCGCGTTCCTCGCCCTCGTGCCCGGACACGGCCACCAGACGGCCACGTCGATCATGCAGGCGATCAACCGGGGTACGACCGAGGAAGCGCTTCGGGTCATCGACGAGAGCCACGCCCAGCTTCTCGACGACCGCCGCACCCTCCAGGCCGTCGAAGCCGCGCTTCACGACCTCAGTCCCGTACCGCAGGAACGCGGCGACACGTTCGTCGGCCCCCTGGCGAGAAGGCTCGGCATCCGCCCCGCCACCCTGCGCAAGTGGGAACGCGCCGGCCTGCTCCAACCGCGTCGCGACCCGCAGACGGGCTACCGGCTCTACAGCGCGGCCGACGTGCGTGATGCCCGACTCGTCCACCAGCTCAGACGAGGCGGCTACCTACTGGAGCAGATCGCCCCACTGATCGCCCAGGTACGCTCCGCCGGAGGTGTCGCGCCCCTTGAATCGATGCTGCACGACTGGCATGCCCGCCTCTCGGCCCGCAGCCGCGCCATGCTCACCGGCGCCGCCGCACTGGACGCCTACCTCGGCTGCCGACCGGACCCCGCCCCGACACGGGCCGAGTGACCAAAGCCTCGCCGCTGGTGCGGCACCACGGCGCGCAGATTCCGTCCGGCCGATCCATGGACGAGAGCAGCCCTGCGCGTCCAGGTCACGCAGCACGAAGCGGAGGTCACGCACGTCGGCGCCGCGCCTCACCACGCCAGCCGGCGTCGACCTGAAGACGCGGACCCCGCGGCTGTCTCGGGGTCCGCGTCTGCACTGTTGACGGTCAGGGGAGGAGAAGTCCGATGCTCAGGGCGAATGGCAGGAGCATCACGCTCCCGGCGAGCAGCAGGCCGACGCGCAGTCGCTGCGGCCCGGCCAGTGCGGCGCGGCCACGCCAGGCGGACCGGGCCAGCAGCGTGGCCGAAACGAATGCGCCAACGAGGAGGAGCCGCAGCAGCAGCCAGGCCAGCGGCTGGCCGAGGAGAGCCGTGCCGGGTTGTCCCTGGGCCACGACGATGAAGACGACGTAGCCGGCGCTGCCCAGCGCGGTGACCAGCCCGATGGTCGTGAGCCAGCGAGCCGGCCTCGCCCCCGGCGGTGCGCCGCGGTGACCCCGCAGCCGCCGGATCACCGCGGCGACCGGCCAACTCAGCAACGTGGCCAGGAGCAGGCCGAAGAGACCGAAGCCGAGCCAGGTGACCGGGGTGAGGGGCAGGCTGTCGTGCCCCTGCCTGGGCGGTGTGTCGCTGTGCGACGCCGGGGCGGTGCCGGCGGTCACGGCCTCCACCCAGGCCGACATCATCCCCGCGTAGCCGGGGGTGAGCTGCCCGTCGGGGTAACCGGCGATGACCGGCCCGCCGGGGAGTTGATACCCGTCCGGCGTGACGCGCGCGCCGTGGCTGGCCCCGGGCAGCGTTCGGAGGGTCACGCTTCGGCTGGCGGTGAGTTGCTTGCTGAAGATGGCCGCGCTCTCGGCGGGCGGGACCACCACGTCCCGCTCGCCCCAGATCGCCAGGACCGGCTGCCGGACCTGGTTGAGCGCCGGGATCGGGTCGTATTCGGCTGCCGCGAAGGCACCGAGCCCCGTAACCACCTCCACGCTGCGGCTGGCGAGGGCATCCGAGGTTGCCGCGGCGATGCCGGCGCGGTTCAGCCGGCCGGCCAGGTGCCAGGCCTGCGTACGCGACGGGTTGAGCCCGGAGGCACCAACGGTGATGACGAACTTCACGTCAGCGGAACGGGATGCCGCGAGCGGCGCGATCCAGCCGCCTTCACTGAATCCCCAGAGGCCGACCTTATCGGCATCGACACCGTCGGACGAGCGGAGGACGCGAAGCCCGGCGAGCGCATCGCCGGCCATCGCCGAGAAGTCACGGTGGAATTTCGAGTAGTCGCCGCGCTTGTCGTAGATCAACGACACGATGCCCGCCTTGGCCAACGCCTCGGCCTCATGCGTCAGTTCGACGCGGTTGCCGATGCCCGATCCGTGCACCAGCACGATGCCGGGGTGGCGCACCGCGGTGTCCAGATCCGCCCGGCGCACGATCGAGCCGTGCAGTGTCGTCGGGCCGTTGGCGAAGGTGACCTCGGTGGCGGTGAGGCCCGCCGACGGCACGTAGCGGGGTGGGGCAGGGACGTTCTCGGCGGCCGCCGGCCGCGGGGTCGCGACGGCGAGCAGGAGCGTGGTGATCGTGGCGGCGCCGATGGCGAGACGCGAGGTGGCGGACTTCTTCATGCCGATGATGATCAAACCTGGCGGGCCCGGTGCCATCGCCGGCGCGAGCGATCGAGCACTCCCCCGCGCGAGGGAGAAACGGTCAGGAGCCGGGGGTGAGCATGCCCGACTCGTAGGCCGCGATGACGGCCTGGACCCGGTCGCGCAGGCCGAGCTTGCTCAGGACGTTGCTGACGTGGGTCTTCACGGTGTGCTCGCTGACGAACATCGCGGTGGCGATCTCCGGGTTGGACAGTCCCCGCCCCAGCAGTCCCAGAGTTTCGCGTTCACGGTCGGTCAGTTGATCGAGACCCGGGATCTCCCGGGGCCTGGGCCGGGGCCGCATCGCGTCCTCGATGAGTTTGCGCGTCACCGCGGGAGCGAGCATCGACTGGCCCTGGACGACGACCCGTACCGCGTGCACGAGGTCCTCTCCGCGCATGTCCTTGAGCAGAAAACCGCTGGCGCCCGCCCGGAGCGCGGCGAAGACGTACTCGTCGGAGTCGAAGGTGGTCAGGATGATCACTCGGGTGTCGCCGCGCACGCAGATGCGGCGGGCCGCTTCGACTCCGTCCAGCTTCGGCATCTGGATGTCGAGCAGAACCACGTCGGGCCGATGGGTCGCCACCGCATCGATGGCCTCCTGCCCATCGGCGGCCTGCGCGACGATCTCGATGTCGGGCTGGGTGCCGAGGATCATGACGAACCCGGTACGTACCAGCTCCTGGTCGTCGGCGATGACCACACGGATCACGTGAGCACCGCCTCGACGGCGAAACCCCGGGCACCCTTGCGGGGCCCGTAACTGACCGTCGCGCCGACCTCGGCCGCGCGTGCGATCATGCCCGCCAGGCCGGATCCCGCAGCACCGAACCGGGCACCGGGACCGGTGCCGTCGTCGATGACGCTCAGTCGTACCTCCTCCGGGTGCCACTGCACGGTCACCTCGACGTTCGTCGCACCGGAGTGCTTGATGCTGTTCGTGAGCGCCTCCTGTACCACCCGATAACCGGCCAGCTGGACCTCGGCGGGCAGGGGGCGCGGCTGACCGCGCACGGCCAGGGCCACCCGCATGCCGCTGGTCTCGGCCCGCGACACCAGATCCTGGAGATCCGCCAGGGACGGACCCCGGGTGCGCAGCGTACCGACCGTGGCGCGCAGCTGCGCCATGGCTTCCCGGCCGGTGTCGGAGATGGCCCGGAAGGCGGTCTGGGCCCGCGAATTCGGCTCCGCGGTCATCGCGCCCGCCTCGGCCTGCACCACCATGACGCTGAACGCGTGCCCGAGAATGTCGTGCAGGTCGCGTGCGATACGCGTGCGCTCCCGTTCGGCCGCGAGCTCGATGGAGTGGCGGGCACTCTCGGCCGCGAATTCCCGCCGGGTACGCATCATCACTCCGAGTGCGAATACCGCGCCCCACGTCAACGTCTCCCGCACGCCGGTGGATATCGATCCCACCGCGATGATCACGCCGATGGGGATGATCGCCACCGCGACGATCCGCTGAATACGGCCGGCGTGCGCACCGATCGTGTAGATGGCGATCAGGCCCCCGTACCAGATGGGTTGCGGCGGACCGTTCCTGCCCAGGAACGCGTATGCCTCGATACCGAACACGATGAGTATCAGGCAGGTCAGGGGTGCCCGGCGACGCCAGAGCAGTGGAAGGGCGGTGGCGGCGATCGGGGCGTACTCGGCGACGGTCCAGGCCCCGCCCGGTCGCGGGGCGGAGAAGAGGAACGGCACCGACTGCAGCAGCAGAACGAACGCAGCAAGCCCGATTTCCCTCGCCCACGATCGCCGCATGAAGATCCACTCTACGCTGCGACGCGCAGGCCAGGACACGCCGACCGGGCGAGACCGAGGCGCAGGCGGGCGGGGGTTCTGGCACCGCCGTCCGACATGATCCACAGCATGAGGGCTGGAGAACCACGATCAAAGCCTGAGCCGACCCTACCCGCCTACCGCGAGTCGACGATGAATCGCACGCCGTCGGCATCCGATATCCCGGCGAGTATCACCTTGTCGCTGGTGTGCCGGATCGGCTCGCCGATCGCCGCATGACTGGCCAGGTCCCAGAACTGGACGGCGCCCGTTTCATCAGCCGTCGCCACGATGGTTCGACCCTCAGGTGTCGAGCCAGCGGCGACCGCCTCGATTGCTCCGCCCTGCCCGGTGTTCAACGCCGCCAACAACTGCCCGCTCTCAAGGTCTCGCACGGCGAGCCTGCCCATTGAATGGCCGATGACTACCGCTGGTCGCCCCTCTGGGGTGAACAACATCGCTATCGAGCGGATTTGCTCGTCCACCTGCAGCCGGTCTGGATGCCGGCCTGCTCCGCCTTGTATGGCCCAGGTGAGGATGTTGTTTCTGTCGCTGACCGCGCCAAGAACAGCGCGTCCGTCAGGGAGTACGGCT
This region includes:
- a CDS encoding TioE family transcriptional regulator, coding for MRQNPQERGRLRPVDLARGHGLSTQAIRNYEAAGILPATERTPHGYRTYTPLHAEALRAFLALVPGHGHQTATSIMQAINRGTTEEALRVIDESHAQLLDDRRTLQAVEAALHDLSPVPQERGDTFVGPLARRLGIRPATLRKWERAGLLQPRRDPQTGYRLYSAADVRDARLVHQLRRGGYLLEQIAPLIAQVRSAGGVAPLESMLHDWHARLSARSRAMLTGAAALDAYLGCRPDPAPTRAE
- a CDS encoding alpha/beta hydrolase family protein; this encodes MKKSATSRLAIGAATITTLLLAVATPRPAAAENVPAPPRYVPSAGLTATEVTFANGPTTLHGSIVRRADLDTAVRHPGIVLVHGSGIGNRVELTHEAEALAKAGIVSLIYDKRGDYSKFHRDFSAMAGDALAGLRVLRSSDGVDADKVGLWGFSEGGWIAPLAASRSADVKFVITVGASGLNPSRTQAWHLAGRLNRAGIAAATSDALASRSVEVVTGLGAFAAAEYDPIPALNQVRQPVLAIWGERDVVVPPAESAAIFSKQLTASRSVTLRTLPGASHGARVTPDGYQLPGGPVIAGYPDGQLTPGYAGMMSAWVEAVTAGTAPASHSDTPPRQGHDSLPLTPVTWLGFGLFGLLLATLLSWPVAAVIRRLRGHRGAPPGARPARWLTTIGLVTALGSAGYVVFIVVAQGQPGTALLGQPLAWLLLRLLLVGAFVSATLLARSAWRGRAALAGPQRLRVGLLLAGSVMLLPFALSIGLLLP
- a CDS encoding response regulator, translating into MIRVVIADDQELVRTGFVMILGTQPDIEIVAQAADGQEAIDAVATHRPDVVLLDIQMPKLDGVEAARRICVRGDTRVIILTTFDSDEYVFAALRAGASGFLLKDMRGEDLVHAVRVVVQGQSMLAPAVTRKLIEDAMRPRPRPREIPGLDQLTDRERETLGLLGRGLSNPEIATAMFVSEHTVKTHVSNVLSKLGLRDRVQAVIAAYESGMLTPGS
- a CDS encoding sensor histidine kinase, with product MRRSWAREIGLAAFVLLLQSVPFLFSAPRPGGAWTVAEYAPIAATALPLLWRRRAPLTCLILIVFGIEAYAFLGRNGPPQPIWYGGLIAIYTIGAHAGRIQRIVAVAIIPIGVIIAVGSISTGVRETLTWGAVFALGVMMRTRREFAAESARHSIELAAERERTRIARDLHDILGHAFSVMVVQAEAGAMTAEPNSRAQTAFRAISDTGREAMAQLRATVGTLRTRGPSLADLQDLVSRAETSGMRVALAVRGQPRPLPAEVQLAGYRVVQEALTNSIKHSGATNVEVTVQWHPEEVRLSVIDDGTGPGARFGAAGSGLAGMIARAAEVGATVSYGPRKGARGFAVEAVLT